In the Clostridium sp. 'White wine YQ' genome, AATGTAAACAATAATTATTATCATTAATGAGAAGTAGGTGAATTGTATGAGTAAATTTATATTAAGTGAAGAAGCCTATACTGAATTTAAAGGCTTTTTAGGTGAAAATGATATTGCTGACTTTAATGTAAGAATTAATCTTGCTGGATATGGTTGCAGTGGTCCTGCGTTCAATATTTCAATAGAAGAACCAAAGGAATCTGATACTGTTGAAAAAGTTAACGATATTACATTTTTTGCTGATAATGCACTAGTTGATGAATTTGGTGGATTTATCATTTTATCAACAGATGAAAATGACGGTAGAGGCTTAAGTCTAAGACCTGTTATAGAACCAGAAGCTTCTGGTTGTGGAACTTGTTCTGGCTGTCATTAATCTCACTATAATAGAGAGTTTCAACTCGAAAATTGAGTTACTATAAATAAAAAGTAGAGGATTTCCCTCTACTTTTTATTTATATAATTTATTTCACTATCTTGCCCAATCATGAATAGCTTCTCTTAAGGCTTCTAGTCCATAAGTATTCTCATATTTTTCTTTTTTAACTCTTTCTAGTCTAGTTATATTTCCATAAGAGGTTTCTAATGATAACTGTTCATCTGAGGTTAATACCCATATAGTTCTGTAATTAATAGGTTTTACGCTAAGTTTCTTTTCACCAACTCCATCGGTAAAATAGATCAAAACTTCATTTCTTAAATTATTATCTTTAATGTATTGAAATACTGGAGAAAAACAAGTAGAACCATGCTTATCTAATCTAGGTTTTATATCTTTTATAGAATTTAACTGATATATCCTTCGGATTTCTTTATCACATTCAATTACTTGTATAACCCCTAGTTTATTTTTACATAATGACAATATTTCTTTCATGATGCTTTTAACTTCACCCTCACTCATTGATGCAGAGATATCTATTGCTACTATTATCTTTGGAATGGAATTAGGGAGCTTGCCTCTTATATCCAGTCTATTAGGCTGTCTTCTATCTTTTCTGGTTATAGTCTTTTTATATCCAACTCTACTGCTGTTTATTACATTTCTTAATAACTTCTGCCATACTATTTCTTCTTTTTCACTATAAGCTAGAATCATTTTTTCTATATCTTTAGGAGCCTTCCCCTTATATGCACTAATGGAAGTTCTTTTATTTATATCCCTTAAATTATCTAAACTTAATGTACTTTGTTCCCATGAATCATGAGCCTTCTCTAAGTCAACTTCATTAGCAAATATATCATTTTTATTCTTAACAACATTATTTTTTCTTAAGTTTATTACCTTTTGTATCTCTGTTGCATATTGCTCAATTGTCATATCTTCATTTAACTGCAGATTATATTCTAAGTTCACCGCATCGAGTTTTTTTGCAAAAAGCGGAAGATTTTTTATAAACTGATTAATTGATATGTCCATAGCAATGTTAATTGCCAAAGAAGATACCTTGTTTTTTAGACTTCTCTCTCTTTCATAATGATTAAATATTATATGATATATTTCATGCTTTATTAATGCCCCAACCTCCTTTGAAGTTAGAGGAAGTATCAAAAAAGGATTATAGTACATTAAATATCCTTCTGACGTCGGCACCGTAGAAATCGGCCATGTTATATTGAAATCAATTCTTCTCTTTGCCTGTATTATAAATTGCCCAAAGAAATTATCTTCTCCTGATAAAAGACTTATATTAACTTCTTCTATTATGCTCCAAAATCTTCTTACAAACTCCTCTGTAAATTCTTTTGGAGATTCCATTTCATAACACTTCTTTAATAACCATTTACTTTCCTCTTCATAATTCATATCATTTATCACCCTCACTATCTTGAGTATATATCAAAGAAGGCTTCTAAAAACTCCTCATTATTTAGAAATTCTAAATATAAATCACTAGAGCAATCATTTTTAATTTCTTTCATAATTCCTAATCTTAAATCCTTTGGATAAAGTTTTAATACTTCTGAAAATATAGTGATATTTCCTTTTCTGTTTTTTAGATCTTCCAAATAACTCAAACAATTCTTTGAAATAATATATAGCCTTGAATGGTTTTCTCTTGAGATTCTATCTTTAATATCAAATGTTAAAATATCCTCTTTAAATATATCCTCTGGTTTAATAAGTGGATTTTTTATATTATCTATAAAACTTATAAAATCTCCTGCAATAGCTACACCTATATTTCCCTTAACAAGATTGTAAAAGATATTTCTTGAAACTGATTCTTTGTTCTTTAAAAATATTTTATACCCCTTAGACACCCTTTCCCAGCTTCTTGGTGTTGCTTTTATATGATCTGCTGCATTAGGTGTATGTAGATAATCTGGAAATGAAGATAAAAATTCTATTATATGTTCATGAATTTCGCCATCTGTCATTGCCCACTTGAGCCATTCTTTGATATCTACCTCCATCTGTATCCATACAAATCTATCCTCTTGAGCTGGATCCATGTCCACAACCTGGTATTCACTACTCTCAAAATCATCATATTTATTTGATGGATTCATAGCTGCAATAACATAAACATCTTTATGTAAGTTATATCCGTTAATCTCTCTATTTAAAATTAAATTCATTAACTCTTGTTGTACGGTATGCTCACATCTATTTAATTCATCAATAAATAAAAGAACTTTATGGCCATTATCAATAAAATTATCAACCTCAATTAACTTGGAATGAGTAGCATACTCGGTAACATTTCTTTCTATTGTTTCATTGCCTAACACAAACTTCCTTTTAGATACTGTTGGCAATCCACCTATTTCTCCTTCTTTTAGCAAGTTTGCATCAATAGATACCAATGACCATCTATTTTTAATTGCTAATTCCCTAATAAGTGATGTTTTTCCTATTCCACTTTCTCCAATTAACAAAGGTACGTCTCCAGCTTCAATAACTAATTCAACTGTACTTAATGCATCTTTAAAATTCACTTCTCTCTTCCTCTCCATAACTATAGGTTTTTTATAGGAAACTTAATTTATCCATACATAAATAAATTATTAGTTGAACTTAAAACCCTATAGTTATTCAACATGATATTCAAACTTAATTCTAAACTGATAACTTATAATCTACCAAAAGCATTTTTGCTTTTTTACTTCCATAGTTATTGATAAAATTAATCTTATCCATTTCAATAATTTCTAGATTTAGAAAATCAATTAAATACTTTTCATCAATTACTTCATCTTTAAGCTTTTTAGTTAACACCTCTATAACTAAATCTATTTCAATGTCGTTATACACATACTTAACTACATTTATATTATCTTCTATAAAGCATTTAAGTTCCTCGTAGGTATAACTTATGTAATTTATTGCCTCTTCACTTATTTTTATTGCCTTTCTCCTGCATTCTAAGCTAGGATTATCCACAAACCTAATGGCTCCCCAGTATGTATCAAGTGCCTTTAGTATAACTTTCTCTGATGGATTTTTTATATATTTAATTGCATCATAATCTTTTTCTACCGAAATCAATTGAATTTCTTCTGAAGGATCTTTTACAAATTGAATTGCCCATCCCTTAGTTTTAACTGCTTCTTTAATAACCACCTCAGAAGGATTCTTTATTAACTTTAATGAATTCCATAAACTCTTTACCCCTAATATTTGTACTTCTTCAGCTGAATCCTCAATATATTCAATACTCAGTGGGTTATTCCTCACTGCTTTTAACTGAACTGCCACTGATGGATTCTTTATATATCTAATTGCTGTACCATTTTTCCCGACAGCTAATAATTGAAGTTCTTCAGATGGATTTTCAATTTCTCTTATATATATTGGATTATCTTTTATTTTAATTTCATAACTGTTCATATTAAATTTCCTTTCATAAATTCACTTTAATACTTTATTTGTATTCCTTATTACTTAATATTAATTATTAAGAATATTATATATAATAAAGGCTTCTCAATCTATAGGGTTTTAAGTTAAGTTTCCTATAAAAATCCCTATATAATCATGAGTTGCCTTTATATATCTAACCTTCTTTATACTTATCAATATCTCTATGTATAGAAAATAATAAACTATTTAATTCCCATACCTCACCATCTTCAATAAGTTTATTTAATGAAATCTGATACCTACTAGCATCGGCAATTCTTCCTAAACTGGTTAATGTAAGTATACTACTCATTATGCTTGATATTATATCTGATTTTACTTCAAAAAGTTTTTGTGCATCCTTTATTTCATCCTTTATAAATAGCATTTCCTCATCTAACCTAAAAGCTGCATCAGCTGCACTCTTCAATTTTTCACTTATTTCTATTGGTTTTTGATGCTTATATTTATAATTAAGTGAATGTTCAATTGTAGCCCAAAAGTTCATTGCTAATGTTCTTATCTGAAGTTCAATTAATAATTCCTTTTGTCCATCAATCATATTTACTGGATACTTAATTATCATATGATAGCTTCTATATCCCGAAGGCTTAACATTTTTGACATAATCTTTTTCATATAATATCTGCATATCTGTTCTTTTTCTAAGAAGCTTTACAACTGTGTCAATATCATCAACAAATTGACACATTATTCTTATTCCACCTATATCCTCAAGCTCATATTCTAATCTATTTAAAGGTATACCAAATTTATTTGCTTTTTCTAACATTGAGGATACTTCTTTTACTCTACCAGTTATAAACTCAATTGGTGAATATTCATTTTTTCTTCTATATTCTTTTCTAATACTTTTTAGTTTAACCTTAATTTCTTCGACTGCCTGTTCATAAGGCATCAAGAATTTTTTCCAATCACTTATTGCCATATTATATCACCTATTCTCAAATTCTACATTTATTATATCAAAATATTCCTCTTATGATAATTAAATTTTGAACGATAATATAATATATGTTAATATATACTTAGAGGTGTATTGCGATGAATGATATTTTTTCTGGATTAGAAAACCTAGGTTTTGATGACCTAAAGAATTTAAAAGTTTATGATGAAGCAAAAAAACAAGAATCAGTACAAAATAAGGTAAAACAAGTTTCACAAGAAGATTTTTTATTTGACAAGCAAGTTTCTTGTCCAGTATGTGGTACCTCTTTCAAAACCCCTACTTATAAAGTGAATGGGCCTAGAAAAAAGGGACAAGATACTGATTTATTTATTCATTATGATGTTGTTAACCCCTATTTTTATGATGTCTGGGTTTGCAACAGTTGTGGATATGCAGCAATGAAAGCTGATTTTCCCAAAATAAAATCATTTCAAAAGGATATTATACTCTCTTCAATAACTCCTAAATGGAAAGGGAGAGAATATCCTAACGTCATAGATGAAAAGTTAGCTATAGAAAAATATAAACTAGCGCTTGTTAATGCAATATATATTCAAGCTAAAAATAGTACAAAAGCTATGATTTGCTTAAAAATAGCTTGGATGCACAGAATGCTTAATGATAAAGAAAATGAGTTATCATTTCTGTCTCAGGCCTTAAAAGGATTTAATGATGCTTATAGCACTGAAGATTTTCCAATCTATGGCATGCAAAGATATACTGTTATGTTTTTGATTGGTGAATTAAGCAGAAGAACTAAAAATTATGACGATGCAATGCGATGGTTCTCTCAGGTAATTACTACTCCTGGAGTTCCTGAAAAGGT is a window encoding:
- a CDS encoding GTP pyrophosphokinase — translated: MAISDWKKFLMPYEQAVEEIKVKLKSIRKEYRRKNEYSPIEFITGRVKEVSSMLEKANKFGIPLNRLEYELEDIGGIRIMCQFVDDIDTVVKLLRKRTDMQILYEKDYVKNVKPSGYRSYHMIIKYPVNMIDGQKELLIELQIRTLAMNFWATIEHSLNYKYKHQKPIEISEKLKSAADAAFRLDEEMLFIKDEIKDAQKLFEVKSDIISSIMSSILTLTSLGRIADASRYQISLNKLIEDGEVWELNSLLFSIHRDIDKYKEG
- a CDS encoding HesB-like protein — protein: MSKFILSEEAYTEFKGFLGENDIADFNVRINLAGYGCSGPAFNISIEEPKESDTVEKVNDITFFADNALVDEFGGFIILSTDENDGRGLSLRPVIEPEASGCGTCSGCH
- a CDS encoding ATP-binding protein, which translates into the protein MNFKDALSTVELVIEAGDVPLLIGESGIGKTSLIRELAIKNRWSLVSIDANLLKEGEIGGLPTVSKRKFVLGNETIERNVTEYATHSKLIEVDNFIDNGHKVLLFIDELNRCEHTVQQELMNLILNREINGYNLHKDVYVIAAMNPSNKYDDFESSEYQVVDMDPAQEDRFVWIQMEVDIKEWLKWAMTDGEIHEHIIEFLSSFPDYLHTPNAADHIKATPRSWERVSKGYKIFLKNKESVSRNIFYNLVKGNIGVAIAGDFISFIDNIKNPLIKPEDIFKEDILTFDIKDRISRENHSRLYIISKNCLSYLEDLKNRKGNITIFSEVLKLYPKDLRLGIMKEIKNDCSSDLYLEFLNNEEFLEAFFDIYSR
- a CDS encoding vWA domain-containing protein, whose translation is MNYEEESKWLLKKCYEMESPKEFTEEFVRRFWSIIEEVNISLLSGEDNFFGQFIIQAKRRIDFNITWPISTVPTSEGYLMYYNPFLILPLTSKEVGALIKHEIYHIIFNHYERERSLKNKVSSLAINIAMDISINQFIKNLPLFAKKLDAVNLEYNLQLNEDMTIEQYATEIQKVINLRKNNVVKNKNDIFANEVDLEKAHDSWEQSTLSLDNLRDINKRTSISAYKGKAPKDIEKMILAYSEKEEIVWQKLLRNVINSSRVGYKKTITRKDRRQPNRLDIRGKLPNSIPKIIVAIDISASMSEGEVKSIMKEILSLCKNKLGVIQVIECDKEIRRIYQLNSIKDIKPRLDKHGSTCFSPVFQYIKDNNLRNEVLIYFTDGVGEKKLSVKPINYRTIWVLTSDEQLSLETSYGNITRLERVKKEKYENTYGLEALREAIHDWAR
- a CDS encoding DUF2225 domain-containing protein, whose product is MNDIFSGLENLGFDDLKNLKVYDEAKKQESVQNKVKQVSQEDFLFDKQVSCPVCGTSFKTPTYKVNGPRKKGQDTDLFIHYDVVNPYFYDVWVCNSCGYAAMKADFPKIKSFQKDIILSSITPKWKGREYPNVIDEKLAIEKYKLALVNAIYIQAKNSTKAMICLKIAWMHRMLNDKENELSFLSQALKGFNDAYSTEDFPIYGMQRYTVMFLIGELSRRTKNYDDAMRWFSQVITTPGVPEKVKNLCRDCRDLIREELSDSQK